The window ATTCCATAGCCCTTAACTTAAAACATCCTTCTTTAGAAAACCatggacttgcaatgaaaacGTGCTTTGAAAACCAtatgcatcgtttatataaaatacatgaataaataacaTTGTGTGGGTTTATAAAACGTATAGAAAAGTACTTGTCAGATAATTCCTTGTTTGCAGaatcatcggtcggaccactCGGTCCTGGGTGCCATCATCCATGGTCCTAGATCTCTGTCAGGGTCGTAGATTCCTCGGTCTAGAAATGCTAATTTTGGGACGTGACAAACTACCCCCTTATAAAGAATTTCTTCCCCGAAATTCGATCATAAGGGTAGTACTACTAGTgtatttatgaaaaatggttttatGAAAAACATTATTTCCAATCATTATGAAAAATTGTTTCATGTCATGcaaaacatcattttaaaacaatttacagACATGAAGGCCTTGGATGTGCATCTGCAGGAGCATATGTGTGAAAGTGTTAAGGTTCGGAAccgttgctctgataccaaattgtTACGCCCTCATTTCCTACTTTCATGCACCTAAATCAATGTGATTTCGAACATAAATTCGGAAGCTCTAGGGTGCCTATTTGACACGATCATTGAAAAGGTTGATATAAAAGTCGGTCAtacggtctcggtccctcctCACACACACATCTCCGGCACCATGCTCCACTCCAAATCTTCCTTCACCTGTTATGAAATTTGTGCGGCTGGGTATCTACAcaacacaagcatagtgagtctagaGACCCATCAATCATTATATAAGAAAACATTTTAAGACATTGCATCCATGCGTGTTTTTAAGAATATCTCATTAGTTAATCATGTATAGTTACATACTTGAGCCATATTTGGGACCCTTAGCCCGGAAGGCATCCATTCGTCAATTCCTCTAGCCATATTTTGGGAGCATCGGACCACCAGAGCTCATCCTGGTAGCCATCATCCTGTATTCGTCAACTCCTTCATGATTATCTCTTAGATTCCATAGCCCTTAACTTAAAACATCCTTCTTTAGAAAACCatggacttgcaatgaaaacatgctttgaaaaccatatgcatcgtttatataaaaCACATGAATAAATAGCATTGTGTGGGTTTATAAGACGTATAAAAAAATACTTGCCAGATAATTCCTTGTTTGTAGAATCATTGGTCGGACCACTCGATCCTGGGTGCCATCATCCACGGTCCTAGATCTCTATTAGAGGCCGTAGATTCCTCGATTTAGAAAAGCTAATTTTGGGACGTGACACCCTAAGTGAGAATgaatgtaattttatttgaaaaataaatgaatgtattagtcacaattttaatataatatatatattagggtGTAAGTAAAATCGAAAAAAAAACGAAAACCCGAACCGTAAAAAAAtcgatcaaaataattataaactgaCCGAAACAAATTTTGATCGGTTTATAATTTCCTATACCGACCATGGCTGATTTAGTTGGCggtttagataataaaaaactgACGGATAAACCGACTGACCGTATATATATGtgttttgatatgttttaagtATGTGTTTTTCTAGCCTGGTGATAAAGATAAAGATGTTACTTATTTTTGGTTAAGTGTTCCAATCTTGGCAGacatatctttattattttatatatttgattctttttaaacttattttgatttaattaatattttaatatattttctttcaagttaaattaatttgttacttaatttattaaacttttattcataagaattttttgaattattcttttagtttattatattataaatttattattttatttattttctactttaatatattataaatttataaatgttatttttttaacgaTTAAACTAGTAAATCGACCGAACCGATTTTATAACTGATCAAACCGAATCGACATTCAATCGCCAACCGACGgatgaagattttgaaaaaacgACACTAACaaattgaatgatttattttgtgaaaaaatCGACCGAACCGAACCTCTTAcactcctaatatatatatatatatatatatatatatatatatatatatatatatatatatatatatatattatattgttataaaaaatactttatatttatattttaatatacatttaatatttaagttattattttattatagaataAAAACTAATAGAATATTTCCGagtcattaaaataattatctatAATTATAGACTTATAGAGggataaaaataagattaaataattattttagataaatattttattcatttaaaaaataattaaaattaaaccaaaaataatttaaataattatcttaaatgAACAATGAGTtgatttaatctaaaataattagaattaaggtcctaaaatatacaaaataataaataaaataggcataaataaataaattttgtgtatttaattaattttgtgttgttttaggaaaataaaaataaaaagtggcAAAAAAAAGGCCAAAGATGTTTGacctaaatcaaacaaggcaTAAAGCCATCCAGACCAATTAGTGCGCGCTAGGAAGGCTAACGTCCATGCTAACATCTAGGCTAATGATCAAGGCTCGCATCACCCAACACTGACGAAACCAAAGTCAGTGTGCATTTACAACCTGGCTTCTTCTTCATCAGTGTCGGCCCCGAGTTTTGGGATGCCCTAGTCCcgataaataaaagtttttttttttgttgccctagatttattaataaaaattgttaaaaaaaatattgttttttggGGATTTGAACTCCTAACTTAAGCAAAAATTTAAGTTTGCATCTTGGACCACTCTGTTACAATATTATATTCTTAAAGAtcatatatttatctatatatcttatatatttatctatatataaattatatattttattaaatgggctgCCCTGGGGAGTGGGCTACCTAGCCCGAGGGCTTATCGGGCTTACCCCTGTTCTTCATCACGAGAGGCGGATAAAAACAacagatttatttgaaaatagtccATGTCTATCTTGGCCATTTCTCAACCAAATGAGAAAGTTCAAGAAATGTGTAATCATTCCTCCTACAACCCTAAGTCTTCTTAGTACTTATGTGGATTGAATTGGGTCAAGCAAGTGACCgatcattaatgacttttgtctAAAATTCAACCGACTTAAGTCAGTTATTGGCTCAAATTGGTTATAAAAGGGATGTCCCGGTGAAGACGAACACGAAGAACCCAACCTCAAGCAATCAATCAACCTCTATCAAAATCCTCCATTAAGAAAATTTCAAGCTTTTTTTTTGGTAAGTTTGTAGAAAATCTTGTACAGAGTTTCTAAGGTTGGTTCAGGTTCAAATTCATTCAAATGCTTCAAAAAAGAGTTTAGAATGTTCTCCAACACACTATAAGTTGTCATTTTTATTCTAGTTCATGTCATGAATAaaacttgaaatttttatatttcaattcatATGTTCTTCAATATCGTGTGATTACTCaattttttgatttaaatttgatcATAAGATTTCTTGCAAACTTTCTATCGAAATTAGTTGGATCAATTcactctaaataaaaaaaatatcaaattaaattttaaatgtttaacaACACAGTTATTGTTCTTGAGTTCTAGCTCAAGAATGGCCGTTTAAAAGTTTCCCAACAAATCTTAAGCGACGTTAGAAATGTTTTCCAATCAATCTCGATGGATTCAAAGCATGTTTGTgtacaataattttttctaaaaatgtcATATTTCTGATGAGGCTTTAATGAGGTCCTTATCGATTGAATAACGACCCTagagtttgataaaaaaaaatgttctaaACGGGGAGACGAAGCTCCTCATATCTTTGGATTCTTGATCAATGCTAGTTTTGATCTTGTTGgaggttgaagatgaagataattTGGCCAAAACTTGGTGCATGTGCTTGAGTCTCGTTCGCATCTCGCCTCGTCCACTCGCACGCACTCATCCTGCGTTGACTAAAGCCTAGACAAAATGACTTCGGCCCAGAACGCGTCAAAGACCAGTCTAGACCACACTTGAACCGCGTTCCTAGAACTGACGATCCACCTCACATCCGATCTAAGGCCTTCTTAGACCTTtttgttttcaaacgtttttctttctattttgaggctttaaactatttttaaaaaattcaaaaaatatataatgtctgtaaaatatttttagaatatttacaatttaaaaaaaagactcGTTTAGCTTTTTTTAATGGAAGCTATTTGATAGCTCCATACACTTCAAAacatctttaaaattaaaaacccgttttttttttatcacaaagtgttttgaacaaattgataaTCATCCAgatcgattgataccttgagatgattaTTACTatgagctttgtgaagctacccaaactcttagatcaaagaatcaaggataaaaaatgattttaaaaacctgcacttttgtgttcttgaggaccaaggcttgttagcctaggaACGAGAGGTCCGGCCGTGGATCCTCGGTCTAGAccaaaacctaggaccgataaattataacataggaccgagacatgaaccgagaggtctgaccgatGCTCTTGaactaggactgagaggtccgaccggtgctcttgagctaggaccgagacctaagATCGATGGTTTTTATCCAAGACCAAGAGGTTCAACATGGGACCGAGAATCTCaaacctaggatcgagaggtctaACCTGGTACCGAGAATCCCAACAACTATGACCAAGAGGTctaaccttgggaccgagaatATCAAGCTTGAGACCGAGATCTCCCGAACCCATGACCAAGGGACTTAGCCCAAAGCTAGCCCATGTCCGAGAAGTTTATATACCTCGATCGAAGAACTTATCTCTAAGCTAACCTATGACTGATAGGTTTATACACCAAGACCGGTAAGActagccaaggaccgagagtcttTCGCCTCCCGATTGAGGGACTTTGGCACTTAGACCGAAGATCCCGAGCCTCGACCGAGAGCTCCCCGAACTTAGACCGAGGGTCTTTTGACCTCGACCGATAAAAATGAACCTATGGCCTAGGATTCCGGTTagaggcttgtttggttccaattttcaaaatccaaaattaattttgtaattttaggacgccaaatcattttctaaaaatcgctaatgcctaatgcctttaaaaatgactaatattcttcAGATATGTCCTCTTTAATCAACGTCATCAATAatatgtaccaacatttaagTATTGGTGtttcaaaactttaaataacgctaaacctATAAGCATGATTGCATGATTAGGACGGGAAGAATAATCGATTAAAACttaaacgttatacaaccgattttcaaaagtcaactttataagtagagaccgttttaaaAACGAGTATAAGGAATGAAGCGTGAAAGCCTTtcctgagtatcaccaaactatgaactaaagaaaaattatagttcacgtatgccaacttttattgattttcaaaaatcaattagctgtttcaaaataaataatcttctaaattaatgtttaattaatttaaactaaaagattttctaaaaaattaaattgtgatttaattatcataaatctccgaattatttaaaattgaaccccgaagttaattatttttaattaatttcaaaatcggttaaaaatcaatgaaatcttttaaataatattttattttaaaagaaaattcttaaCACGCAAATCGAGATTGAATTATCAAACCTCGAGCTTTTATGGAACCCGATACAAATGGGTTTTTATGGGGttacaattataaaaacatattttttaaataattgtttttaagatttattagaataagtttataatttaaattagtattgttaatcttattaaaatatttcaaaataaaattattatgttaaaatattttattctaaattataattataacttatgtgattagatatttatttagtaaatatttagaTAGTTATTCTAAATGAGATgcattataaatagaattatatgtaaattagaattaattttaataatatatatacaaataaaaaatattaatcttattcaaattttccaaaaataataataattttattaccttttattttataataaaaaatatatattttaaaaagatcttatattaacaaaaaaaaaaaaattagttgtaTAGATGGATGATAATTCTATTTTTGGCTATTAACTTCTCCGTTACTATGTTTTCATAAGCTTAGTCGGcttttgtaataaattatatttgtttttctccGTTTTGTGTTGTAGGGACTTAGTTCATAGACTTAGTGGAAGTAGTGACTAGCGTTATAGTTCGTTGGACTACCGAAAAGTTACCACAACTAAGTCAATGCATAGATGGTTGATCTAACAATGGTAAAAAAAAGTTaggaaaaaaaatccaattcattGTTACCTACAAAAGTTATAAGTCACAtatttgactttaattttaagTGAAGTCACAAATTTAAATTTcgttttaaatgttttaagttgaagttaaaattataaaatgttaaaaaataataaaaataaaataattaattgtgggACTTAACTCAATCGGTAAGATTTCCATCCATAAAAAATACTTCAGATAATAttagatataaaaatatatcaattgtCAACATGTAtcatttattacatttatttaaaaatataagctCACACTATAAATAGTTGTTTATTCCAtctcatttatttcaatttaaaatataagtccACATTATAAATATGTGTCTATTCCTGTGAACAATCAGTTGGCTTGAAAGACACAGTCCTATTCTCAAGATCATAACCAATCAAGAAGTCCATTTGTGACATATTCCCATATATGTTGAATTCATCACTATCACTAGAGGAGAATGCCAAACACCCAACATTCTCATACACATAAAATGTGCTAGTCCAAGGCAACACCAAGTCAGCCCCACCTGCGAAATGTGCCGTGATCGTCGGAGCAGTAAAACTTTCGTCAATGTTGTAACAAAGACTAAAGTATCCTTCTGGATCGGGAACTGGATCGGCCTTAATAGCGCTCTTCATTGTGTCCTCCAAGTTTTGGTACATATCAGGAGGTATATAAGTAAGTGTAGTGCCTGAATCAATTATGATATTACCTTCCACAGCTGCGAAAGGTTTTCTTGATTTGAAGGGAATACTTGTATTGCCATCAACACTAATCGATTCCAAGGTTAGGTAATAGAAAGTGTCGGGGCTCTTTGAGACCATTGGGGTTGAGACCACGTTAGGTCCAGACACGATCGCGTTCGAACCAAAGTTGATCTTGCTACTCTCACCCGATGAATGATCAGATAACAAACAATATGAGAACTTTCCTGCGATGGAACTTCCAAGCTGGCCAACTAGCGAGAGTGGACCACCTCCAAGACCGACAATGCCTGCCGCGTCAGCCTCGAATGTACCTTGGCTATCGTGAGAGCACCCGTAGACCAATTTAGGGATTGATGTTCCTCCCAAGGTATAAGTATCGAGAGCTAGAACTCCAGTGCTGGTGGAACCGTCTCCGTATTGCAATTGGTATTCGCATGTTCCGGTGGTCCCGGAACATGCATCCGAATACCCTAAGGATTCACATAAATTAGAACCACATGTTAGTGTTCGAAAAGTTGATGAATTCTCCGAATTAAAAACGGGTTGATCCTGCTGGTAGCATCTGTCGCATGGTTGACATTGGGTCCATGTAACATCGCTGCCAGTGTCGGCTATCGCCACTTGCTTGAAGGGTGGTGTCCCTATGGAAAACTCGATGAGGTATTCTCCATCACCTGGTAAGATTGTCGAGTTCGTGTTTGAAGTTTTCTTCACCTTATGGTTCTTAAGATGATTGAGGGTTGACTTGAAACGAGACAAGCGAGTCATTGATCGGTGAATGGCTTTGGCGGTTCGATCGGCTTGGGTGATAGAGGGGTCATAAAGTGGTGATGCGGGGGAATCTCGATGAATGAAATCGGTGGTAAAACCGCGTAGCGCGCTTGTAGATGACATTGCCGAAAGTTGTAACAAGACATATAAGGCTAAGGTTGCATGGTAAAAGGAAATGTTAGCCATATTGAATTTAACTATGGAAGATGGATGTAATTGCTATTGGTAATGGTGGGATTTAtagaggaagaaaaaaatagagTACCAAATGTGAAAGGGATGATTTCAATACATTCATTGTATACATAAATCATTCTAATAAGAGATAGATGTAAACAAAGttgaaataaactaataaaaatgcaatatttacatatttctccttaaaaatgttatattattttgaatgaaataaattataaaataaatcataaacccCATTCATGACCCGACCCTACTTCAAGATGAAATCGAACTCGTgatattttaatctcttaaaccGATTTTTATCACTAAACTATCTTAGTCGGTTAGaatttatactaattaattaattaattgtttgagtataaaatataatcttaAAATATGCCGTCTGATCCCACTACAAAACAACAATAAGAAGATTACTTTGTATAATGTGTGAACTCTTCAATTGCAGctggatatatatatgaagtgATAACTTTTATGTAAGATAGCTTGGTTTAAATgggatatatataaatatatttatttaaaattagacaaATTTTGTACTATAGCAGTTGTTTTAAATTACCCAAAGTTGGATATTAAAACTTGTGATTTGTCATTTGATTACACAAccaacaaacaaaaatttaacaatCAAAATCCAAATTGCACTTACACAAGAGCTGCATAGACAGACTCCTCAAACcaacatataaacaaatttttgaaattagagtACTTCTTAGATATCAAAATACTTAGTGTTTTGTCTAGTGAATTAAGTTATTCCAGAGAAACAAAAACTTAAGACATCAAGAATAATTAACAATTGGTTGTGATGTTAGTCGGCCGGATGATAAAAGCAATTCAATAGGACTTTGACTTTTGAAGAGCcttaaatttttcaaatttctaaaaatatagtattattaattatttaataattatattttatattttttttatatagtgaatattataattatatgtttaatatatgtatatattttaaaagtaatgattattgaaaatatttataagaaatgatGTGAAAAGATGATTAAGACTTCTtaactaataatatttgtgtGTTTTAACCTTATggtcacattttaaaatttttattagcctagttagttaaatgaTAGTATTTGTTTTCGTGTTTACTGTCTATATATTTAACTCTTTGTGGCCTCattctttttctaaaaaatttaaaaaattgatttctctcttctctattaataatatatttattttctccaacttaataatttctctcattacctattaatttgtaaataaatatttatatatttgatcaattaacttttatatatatatatatatatatatatatatatatataaataaaataataaaatatatattttctagaGTAATAAAATGAAcaatgaataaatcaaataaaatatattgaaacaatttgttataatatgattatgttttgaaaaaaaaattaaaattaaaattggatttcatttattttttaaatagttatttattgaaacaatttcaaaatgagTACACTGATACTATATATGAAATTGtttcaagataaaaaaaaaaaaaaaaagtttatattttgtcaatgcctcaaaagtaaaaaaaaatatgaaaaactttgatatttgaaatatcattttttaaatattgtggGTCACAATTTCTTTTTTCATGGGCCTTAATTCTCAAGGCCGGTCTCGTCTTCACAAAAAATACTAAATGAGTTTCACATTTCCCAAGAATCAACCAGCCCTTTTCGAACCATAATGTTAAGAAATCAATCAACAAATCTATAAATTGTGTTTGGATGAGAGAAAAACTAGTTAGAATTCTAATTTAGAATTCAATTTATATGTTTGGAAAGATAATACAATTATAGCTCTTATGATTTGTTGAGGTGATTTTTAATCTTATCAGGTTTTGTTCTTTCTTGAATCTTGATGTTGTATTGTTTGGATGTATTTTGGGTAACTTGCAAGAACAATTGTCATAGTTAGTGCACATAATTGGAATTGCACCTTCAAATCCAATGTCGATTCACCTCTAAACAACCAGCTTAAGGCTTTATTGACTAAACCACTTCAATATTCATAAGGTCTAGGGGCATTGAGGGAGATCTTTCCATTATCCACATTTCCAAGGCATCGAATGATCTATCCTTATTAAATTCTacttctattttaaaattattgctTCTAATTGAaagataaattgttattatgatgACATGGGGAACTTTTCATTGCAGGCTGTCACGGAGAATATTGAAACTTCCTAACCAACAACAAGTGCAATATAGATCATCATCTTCTTTGTATATAGAAACTTCGACGACTGAATGCATGTATCTATTATGTAAAGAAATGATTATAGAAGGAAGCTTATGTATCCTATTCCTCCTCCATAGAAAACAAAActaattttcacaattttttcaTATAGTGGCTGCAATCTAAACATGCTAATAATATTTGCCTCAAACTACTATTATCATTGTGTAAAGGCTTTAGAGAAATGGTCCTAGTTAGAGATCAATCGAGTACGAGCGACCAGAAGTGTTATGCATAGATGACATTGTTGGCAAAGTCACACACCATTCATACCAAACCTGTCtcagaaaatttatttatttacttaagaAAATAAAGCATAgatcttattattataatagcTAATGCTAGATTACCTTGGTAGGTTCACAGCGACGCCAGAATTGAACTTCTAAAGGGGACCCCAGAGCTACATAAACAGGTTTCCTCAGAGGAAAAAATGCCGGGTACCTCATTACAACCAAAATGCCAATAACACTTTCTAAAAGAactgtataataataataattattattattattaagagaGAATATGTAGTAGATGTCATACCAACTACTCAGGTCAGGTGTGGCTCTTGAAGGTTCAGTACTAAGATGAATGTTTTTGTAAAGTACTGCATCAAAATAACCCGCCAAACCTGTTTCAGATGCAATCGaatcaatttaatatgtttgtttCACTATATATGACAAGAACAAGAGATCtactttttcttatttcattttCCATTGAATCATTTCTGAATTTTCATACTGTGAATAAATTGATGGCAGCTACATACATACCATGAACTAAAACTGAACCATTATCATGTGGTATCTTGAACTGAATCTTTGCGTGCCTCTCATTGTTTGTTGTAGTCTTTGGATGACAAAACGTAAAGACCTAATTGGAATACaagaaaatagataaaaataaaaagttgtaGCAAGGAAAAAATTGGACCTGCCTGGGGAAATATAACTTACAGGTTCTGAAGGAGCAAGACTTGCAACCCGATAAAGTTTGACAGAATATCTAGTTTCCAAATGAGCAAGATTGTTTAGGGACCTGGCCTGCAAGCAAATAAAGAAAGTTGGTTAAATCAAATATCAGactaaaatatgttttcattcTAATATAACATGAGGATTACATCGTTGAACAGCTTCGTTGATGTTACTGGTTCGATAAAACTTGTATACCTACACAAAAATTACAGTGCAGTAATAATATGTAAGAAAAAGTGGGTCATATAAGAAAGTTTATATGAATAATGAAAATGTGAGAAAGTGCTTGAGATGTCTTATTCACCACTAGcaatataatgatataatactTACGATGAAGGAATTGATATCCCATCATCCTTCAGTAATTCTTCTGCCCCATTAAGGTACTCTGGTGATAATAGATCATCACCAAAAGGTCCCAGCAAATCGCTAACCTACATGGATTTTGAACCGAAACAGATAAAACAAAAAATGCAAACCAGGGTTATGAACGAGCCTACCAAAATATCAGCTTTCTCTGGTGCTTCCCAGACTCGGATGTCACTATAAACTACAGTTACGATGTCTTCCAAATTCTCCGACAGGACCCAATTCTGGAATAATTTAATACGTGTCAATTCAAATACAAATGGGAGCAACATTGTAATCTAACCCAGAAAAGGAATTTAGATATACAATTATGCAGAATGCAATGATCATCTAAAAGGAATTTAGAAGGTACAACTTACATGCCAATAGACAAATGTATTTGGATTTTTTTCCACAGCATAAACTTTCACCTTCCGGTCTGATAATACAGCAGCCTAATATGAATATTGAGAGATCAACCAGAAAACAAAAGTCATTAGATTTGCAGTAGCAAAGAAATTAACttccttaaaaaatataataacaaacaaacctaaaaattacataaaaatagaTAAGAGGACATTCCTCATAATCTGATAATGTGTTTGTAATATTGACACCGGAACCATACCTCTAATGTTGTCGTAAGAATAGGCCCTCTTCCAGGACCAACAATCACTATTACCTGTCAAATAAGACTGGACAGTGAAGGCAGTAATAATGTGCAAGATATGCTCTATCAAAGAACACACCATATGACATCCAAAATTTGACTCCTGAAAAGTATAAAAGTTATAGCTGGTAGAAATTGTAAGTtgtcacagttatagcatcttactaATGTAACAGTTGATGCTTCTTCATTACTGATCCTTTCACTTAAAGCCTTTAAAATTGCTCTTCGGTACTGCCATGacacaagaacatcaaacttgATGAGAGAAAATTATTGTTGGGAAGAAAAAACTGCCTTCTTAAATAATTAGACTCTACAAAATAAACATGACACTTGTGATAACCAAATGCAATTTTGACATTCCACCTAATTCgttggttatttgaattttataataaatattttacaatccTAATTCTACAGAGAAACTATAGGCAGagtaataaaaaacaaacaacaatACTAGAATAATGTTGATGATGTTCGAAGTGGGTGGTTTGAGCAAAAATTAGAGCTGACAAAAAGAGTGGAAAAAGGATTGTGGATTTAAGAGgatccttttctttttttttaaccaGGGATTAAAGCCCGGAGGATGCTATCACAATATCCCACAACCATGACCTCCAACTTTAACTAAGGTGCTATGGTAAGAAACGAATCTCTCCAAGGGTTGCTTTCAAGGTTGACATAAAAAAGGCGTTTCATTCCATTAGATGGGACACTGTCCAAGAGTTCCTAATAGTTTCTGGATCCCCTAGCGTATTTGTGGAATGGGTTATGCAGTGCGTAACTACCACGCATTTCATTGTTTGTGTGAATGGCACTCATGGTGTTACTTCAAAGGTGAAAATGGGATTAGGCAGAGATTCACTCTCATcctatatatttgttttaatcatAGAGCTCTTCAATTGTATCTTAAAGAGATAATGAAGAGTAAACCATTCATCCACCACCCTTTCTGTAAGGAGGAAGACATTACTCACGTGTATTTTACGAATGATCTCTTTATAGTTGCGGACGTGAATTCTAATAAAACTGTT is drawn from Impatiens glandulifera chromosome 3, dImpGla2.1, whole genome shotgun sequence and contains these coding sequences:
- the LOC124930542 gene encoding aspartic proteinase CDR1-like, coding for MSSTSALRGFTTDFIHRDSPASPLYDPSITQADRTAKAIHRSMTRLSRFKSTLNHLKNHKVKKTSNTNSTILPGDGEYLIEFSIGTPPFKQVAIADTGSDVTWTQCQPCDRCYQQDQPVFNSENSSTFRTLTCGSNLCESLGYSDACSGTTGTCEYQLQYGDGSTSTGVLALDTYTLGGTSIPKLVYGCSHDSQGTFEADAAGIVGLGGGPLSLVGQLGSSIAGKFSYCLLSDHSSGESSKINFGSNAIVSGPNVVSTPMVSKSPDTFYYLTLESISVDGNTSIPFKSRKPFAAVEGNIIIDSGTTLTYIPPDMYQNLEDTMKSAIKADPVPDPEGYFSLCYNIDESFTAPTITAHFAGGADLVLPWTSTFYVYENVGCLAFSSSDSDEFNIYGNMSQMDFLIGYDLENRTVSFKPTDCSQE